GGCTGCGGATGAGACGACAGGCCTGCTCCCACCAAACGGCAAGGCAAACCCAGCGCCTGCTGGCATCCAATTATCCACCCACTCCGCACGCCGGAGAGAAGAGAACTAGCTCACAACGGACCCTTCCAAGACGGGGTGTCCGAGCGTCCAACCAAGAGACAATCGAGTAGTCCCGCGAGCGACCCTGGGGAGGGCGTCGCTTACTCCTCGTGCTCAATGggagcctcctcctcgtactcctcctcctcctcgtcgacgccagcATCCTGGTACTGCTGGTACTCCGAGACGAGATCGTTCATATTGGACTCGGCCTCAGTGAActccatctcgtccatgCCCTCACCCGTGTACCAGTGCAAGAAGGCCTTGCGGCGGAACATGGCCGTGAACTGCTCGCCAATACGCTTGAACAGCTCCTGGATGGCGGTCGAGTTGCCGACGAAGGTCGAGGACATCTTgaggccgcgcggcgggATCGAGCACAGGGCCGTCTGGACGTTGTTGGGGATCCACTCGACGAAGTACGACGAGTTCTTGTTCTGGACGTTGCGCATCTGGTCCTCGACCTCCTTCATCGAGACCTTGCCACGGCTGCGGGGAGAGTCTTGTCAGCAAAGCGGACGTCAACGAGGTCGAGGGAACCAAAGCTTACAAGATAGCAGAGCAGGTCAGGTAGCGACCGTTGCGGAAGTCGGAGGCAGCCATCATGTTCTTGGGGTCGAACATCTGCTGGGTGAGCTCCGGAACCGAGACGGCGCGGAACGAGtgggcgccgcggctcgTAAGCGGGGCGAAGCCGACCATGAAGAAGTGGAGACGAGGGAAAGGAACCATGTTGACGGCCAGCTTGCGGAGATCCGAGTTGAGCTGGCCAGGGAAGCGGAGCGAGACGGTCACGCCCGACATGACGGCCGACACGAGGTAGTTGAGGTCGCCGTACGAGGGGTTGGACAGCTTGAGGGTGCGCATGCAGATGTCGTACAGCGCCTCGTTGTCAATGCAGAAGGTCTCGTCCGAGTTCTCGACCAGCTGGTGGACCGAGAGGGTGGCGTTGTAgggctcgacgacggtgtCCGAGACCTTGGGCGAGGGCACGACCGAGAAGGTGGCCATCATGCGGTCGGGGAACTCCTCGCGGAT
The nucleotide sequence above comes from Remersonia thermophila strain ATCC 22073 chromosome 5, whole genome shotgun sequence. Encoded proteins:
- a CDS encoding beta-tubulin, with the translated sequence MREIVHLQTGQCGNQIGAAFWQTISGEHGLDSNGVYNGTSELQLERMNVYFNEASGNKYVPRAVLVDLEPGTMDAVRAGPFGQLFRPDNFVFGQSGAGNNWAKGHYTEGAELVDQVLDVVRREAEGCDCLQGFQITHSLGGGTGAGMGTLLISKIREEFPDRMMATFSVVPSPKVSDTVVEPYNATLSVHQLVENSDETFCIDNEALYDICMRTLKLSNPSYGDLNYLVSAVMSGVTVSLRFPGQLNSDLRKLAVNMVPFPRLHFFMVGFAPLTSRGAHSFRAVSVPELTQQMFDPKNMMAASDFRNGRYLTCSAIFRGKVSMKEVEDQMRNVQNKNSSYFVEWIPNNVQTALCSIPPRGLKMSSTFVGNSTAIQELFKRIGEQFTAMFRRKAFLHWYTGEGMDEMEFTEAESNMNDLVSEYQQYQDAGVDEEEEEYEEEAPIEHEE